A stretch of the Salvelinus fontinalis isolate EN_2023a chromosome 22, ASM2944872v1, whole genome shotgun sequence genome encodes the following:
- the LOC129820360 gene encoding ly-6/neurotoxin-like protein 1, which translates to MKRNILIALTVLVGFIAVAQSLTCKQCSVGIFGTCFLPTNMVCDNSTLNCFTGEANFNATGALKLHTRGCLDTELCGKTITATILGAGITSSFSCCQTDLCNGASSVQVSVTVALSAALMAWGV; encoded by the exons ATGAAGAGGAACATTTTGATTGCGCTGACTGTCCTGGTGGGCTTCATAGCGGTGG CCCAGTCCTTGACCTGTAAGCAGTGCAGTGTGGGGATCTTTGGGACATGTTTCCTTCCCACAAACATGGTGTGTGACAACTCCACTCTCAACTGCTTCACCGGAGAAGCAA ATTTCAATGCCACTGGGGCTCTGAAACTCCACACCCGTGGTTGTCTGGACACAGAACTGTGTGGCAAGACCATCACTGCAACCATCCTGGGTGCTGGTATCACGAGCAGCTTCTCATGCTGCCAGACAGACCTGTGTAACGGGGCCAGCTCCGTCCAGGTCTCTGTGACTGTAGCCCTCAGCGCCGCCCTGATGGCCTGGGGCGTTTAG
- the LOC129819567 gene encoding chloride intracellular channel protein 1-like, producing the protein MSDEDRLQVELFVKAGNDGQSIGNCPFSQRLFMVLWLKGVTFNVTTVDMKRKPDILKDLAPGAQPPFLLYGTEVKTDTNKIEEFLEENLSPPKYPRLASRNPESNTAGLDVFSKFSAYIKNSNPQLHDKSLTCNTRSPAFVCLVQLQHVAPPSPTATADKQCSTSVAS; encoded by the exons ATGAGTGACGAAGATAGACTTCAAGTTGAACTTTTTGTGAAG GCAGGCAATGATGGCCAGAGCATTGGCAACTGTCCATTCTCCCAGCGTCTCTTCATGGTGCTGTGGCTCAAAGGAGTCACTTTCAACGTCACCACCGTGGACATGAAGAG GAAACCAGACATCCTTAAGGACCTGGCCCCTGGCGCTCAGCCCCCCTTCCTGCTCTACGGGACGGAGGTGAAAACCGACACCAACAAGATAGAAGAGTTCCTGGAGGAGAACCTGTCCCCTCCAAA GTACCCACGCCTGGCTTCCAGGAACCCTGAGTCTAACACAGCCGGCCTAGACGTGTTCTCCAAGTTCTCGGCCTACATCAAGAATTCAAACCCCCAGCTCCAtgaca AGTCCCTGACTTGCAACACCAGATCACCAGCCTTTGTCTGTTTGGTTCAACTACAACATGTAGCACCTCCAAGTCCAACTGCTACAGCAGACAAGCAG TGTTCAACATCAGTAGCATCCTGA